Proteins from one Salinispora arenicola genomic window:
- a CDS encoding PP2C family protein-serine/threonine phosphatase has translation MTLILRSAIRNDIGLVRNNNEDSALAGERLLAVADGMGGLPAGEVASEIVIRILDELTPPTTPTGAADALRAVVSAANQRIHAAITADPAREGMGTTLTAALLADNTLVLAQVGDSRCYLLRDGELTLITRDDTFVQALIDQGAITPEQARHHPQRSLVTRAVQGAGIPPAIGTLTVTPGDRLLLCSDGLSDYVEYEAIASVLAQYGDRHICGEQLVKLAHQAGAPDNVTVVVSDVTAA, from the coding sequence ATGACGTTGATCCTCCGTTCGGCCATCCGCAACGACATCGGCCTTGTCCGGAACAACAACGAGGACTCCGCCCTGGCCGGCGAGCGACTCCTCGCGGTCGCGGACGGCATGGGCGGTCTGCCCGCAGGTGAGGTGGCGAGTGAGATCGTCATCCGGATCCTGGACGAGCTGACCCCCCCGACCACCCCCACCGGGGCCGCCGACGCGCTACGCGCCGTGGTCAGCGCCGCCAACCAGCGCATCCACGCCGCCATAACCGCGGACCCCGCACGGGAGGGCATGGGGACGACACTGACCGCTGCCCTGCTCGCCGACAACACACTGGTACTGGCCCAGGTCGGCGACTCCCGCTGCTACCTGCTGCGGGACGGGGAGCTGACGCTGATCACCCGGGACGACACCTTCGTGCAGGCGCTCATCGACCAGGGCGCGATCACCCCCGAGCAGGCCCGACACCACCCCCAGCGCTCACTGGTGACCCGGGCGGTGCAGGGCGCCGGCATCCCGCCCGCGATCGGGACACTGACCGTTACGCCTGGTGACCGGCTGTTGCTGTGCAGCGATGGGCTCTCCGACTACGTCGAGTACGAGGCGATCGCTTCCGTCCTGGCCCAGTACGGCGACCGTCACATCTGCGGGGAGCAGTTGGTCAAGCTCGCCCACCAGGCTGGCGCACCGGACAACGTCACCGTGGTGGTCTCCGATGTGACAGCGGCCTGA
- a CDS encoding threonine ammonia-lyase, giving the protein MELVSVDDIRSAATDIAGHVLRTPLMRAPWDADLWLKPESLQPVGSFKLRGATHAVARLTAAQRSRGVVTHSSGNHGLALAYAAAAAGVPCRVVVPEGAPAAKVDRIRALGVDVVTVPPPRRAPAAREIATETGAVLVPPFDDRRIIAGQGTIGLEIVADLPDVDVVLVPVGGGGLSSGIATAVRALRPAAAVVGVEPEWAADARDSLAAGSVVVWGEDRTYRTSADGLRLPPSELTLAHLLDRLDGIVTVTEDEIRAALGRLVRDARLVVEPSAAVAVAARLFRAAGLPAGRTVAVVTGGNVEPAVLAAALAD; this is encoded by the coding sequence ATGGAGCTCGTGTCTGTCGACGACATCCGGAGCGCGGCCACCGACATCGCCGGCCACGTCCTGCGTACCCCGCTGATGCGGGCCCCCTGGGACGCGGACCTGTGGCTCAAACCGGAGAGCCTGCAACCGGTCGGGTCCTTCAAGCTACGTGGCGCGACCCATGCGGTGGCCCGGCTCACGGCGGCGCAGCGATCACGTGGCGTGGTCACCCACTCGTCGGGTAACCATGGCCTGGCGTTGGCGTACGCGGCTGCCGCCGCCGGTGTGCCGTGCCGGGTCGTCGTACCCGAGGGAGCGCCGGCGGCCAAGGTCGATCGGATCCGGGCGCTCGGCGTCGACGTGGTGACGGTGCCACCGCCGCGCCGGGCGCCCGCGGCGCGAGAGATCGCGACGGAAACCGGCGCGGTGCTGGTGCCGCCGTTCGACGATCGGCGGATCATCGCTGGCCAGGGCACGATTGGCCTGGAGATCGTGGCGGACCTGCCCGACGTCGATGTGGTGCTGGTGCCGGTCGGCGGCGGCGGGTTGTCGTCGGGCATCGCGACCGCGGTCCGGGCGCTCCGGCCGGCGGCAGCAGTCGTCGGCGTGGAGCCGGAGTGGGCCGCTGACGCCCGGGACTCGCTGGCGGCGGGGTCGGTGGTGGTGTGGGGCGAGGACCGTACCTACCGGACGTCGGCCGACGGGCTGCGCCTGCCTCCGTCCGAGCTGACCCTCGCGCACCTGCTCGACCGGCTGGACGGCATCGTGACCGTGACGGAGGACGAGATCCGGGCGGCGCTGGGTCGGCTGGTCCGCGACGCGCGGCTCGTGGTGGAGCCGAGCGCCGCGGTGGCGGTCGCGGCCCGGCTGTTCCGCGCCGCCGGGCTACCAGCCGGGCGTACGGTCGCCGTGGTCACCGGCGGCAACGTGGAACCGGCCGTGCTTGCCGCCGCGCTCGCCGACTAG
- a CDS encoding FAD-binding oxidoreductase, with translation MEATRRNVLRILAVGAGVAGAATISPSALAAYGNGAALRESTAQRSPHPGRLTGRLVFPDDADYDNARLGWNRQFSPYPLVIVFCQDAQDVINAITWCRRHDVAFRARGGRHALEGWSAVDGGVIIDVSDMQEVEVDTRARQVTVQTGVTQDQVVEVLGERGFAIPTGAEVGVGVAGVTLGGGIGQLCRSLGVTSDSLMGLDIVIPEGERGARLVRADETQHADLLWASRGGGGGNFGIATSYTFRIHPVSDVVVYQITWDDWRQLGRLFRIWQEIAPFADDGFGSVFNPKTRADGHIYCNGIYRGSEYRLREIVQPLLDVGDPQVTMETMSYLDAWNELAGTTDPPRKTHIPSAWVYDLLPDEGIDAVYRHLAELPDLGGEVWCLNWGGAVNRIPTDATAFFHRRPKYYMEWSGNWETDGEQKVVLSWTEQFRQALLPYVKGSYVNVPDSSIGDWATAYYGDNYARLRRIKTTYDPYEFFQYEQSIRPY, from the coding sequence ATGGAAGCCACTCGACGAAATGTCCTGCGTATCCTGGCGGTAGGTGCGGGTGTTGCCGGCGCCGCCACCATCTCGCCCTCCGCGCTGGCGGCCTACGGTAACGGCGCTGCCCTACGCGAGTCGACAGCGCAGCGAAGTCCTCACCCGGGAAGGCTGACCGGGCGGCTGGTGTTCCCCGACGACGCCGACTACGACAACGCGCGGCTCGGGTGGAACCGACAGTTCAGCCCGTACCCCCTCGTGATTGTGTTCTGTCAGGACGCCCAAGACGTGATCAACGCCATCACCTGGTGTCGTCGACACGATGTGGCGTTCCGTGCTCGGGGCGGTCGGCATGCCCTGGAGGGGTGGTCGGCGGTGGACGGCGGCGTCATCATCGACGTCAGCGACATGCAGGAGGTCGAGGTCGACACCCGCGCCCGCCAGGTGACCGTGCAGACCGGTGTCACCCAGGACCAGGTCGTGGAGGTGTTGGGGGAGCGGGGTTTCGCCATTCCCACCGGAGCCGAGGTCGGCGTCGGCGTCGCCGGGGTCACGCTGGGCGGCGGGATCGGCCAACTCTGCCGGAGTCTCGGGGTAACCAGTGACAGCCTGATGGGCCTCGATATTGTCATTCCCGAGGGGGAACGGGGCGCCCGTCTCGTGCGCGCGGACGAGACGCAGCACGCCGACCTGCTGTGGGCCTCCCGCGGGGGCGGCGGCGGAAACTTCGGCATCGCGACCAGCTACACCTTCCGGATCCACCCGGTGTCGGACGTCGTGGTGTATCAGATCACCTGGGACGACTGGCGGCAGCTAGGGAGGCTCTTCCGGATCTGGCAGGAGATCGCACCTTTTGCCGACGACGGTTTTGGTTCGGTGTTCAACCCGAAGACCCGAGCGGACGGCCACATCTACTGCAACGGCATCTATCGTGGCTCAGAATACCGGTTGCGAGAGATAGTTCAGCCGCTGCTCGACGTTGGTGACCCACAGGTCACGATGGAGACGATGTCCTACCTGGATGCCTGGAACGAGCTTGCGGGAACCACCGATCCGCCACGGAAGACCCATATCCCCTCGGCCTGGGTGTACGACCTTCTGCCAGATGAGGGAATCGACGCGGTTTATCGGCACCTGGCCGAACTTCCCGACCTCGGTGGCGAGGTCTGGTGCCTGAACTGGGGTGGTGCGGTGAACCGGATTCCGACCGACGCCACCGCTTTCTTCCACCGGCGCCCGAAGTACTACATGGAGTGGAGCGGAAACTGGGAGACCGACGGGGAGCAGAAGGTGGTCCTATCATGGACGGAGCAGTTCCGTCAGGCCCTACTGCCCTACGTCAAAGGTTCCTACGTCAATGTTCCAGACAGCAGCATTGGTGACTGGGCCACCGCATACTATGGCGACAACTATGCCCGGCTGCGCCGGATCAAAACCACGTACGACCCGTATGAGTTCTTCCAGTACGAGCAGAGTATCCGGCCGTACTGA
- a CDS encoding MFS transporter, whose translation MGEYSRGRARRWLVVAVCQLVVFLGTVTTAMLVIAVPQIISTMGLGEDGQQWMVAGYALAYALMLVPGGRLGDVWRRRAVFVSSLVLSGVAATSAALAQTPVWLVFSVLVQGGALGVVSPQILGFFQQLFNKKERGRPYGLLGVAFAVALGSGPVLGGVLVDVSPENGWRLIFVANASIAFLAATLGFLLIPALTTSPDRCWWRRTDPVGVVLFVVGMVALWIPMVEETERTPVLWVLAPVGVVVLAGFVFWERRQAKRGSPLVDLGLLRVRSYGLGALIAVLFGAYDALYYVLALYLQDGVGHSPLTTGLVMAPIAGGTAAGAVVGGRLAWRAGRRVVALGLLTSLVGLAAVTVGDLFLPTFDSPHSAALPLLFAGLGAGFVLSGLGSGLTNIPNQTVTMSQVSNTRAGSAAGMLQTGHRLGISAGIVGVSTALFATLDRTGGDWLAAFRTTLLIIAAFILVALLIALTDIVTRKEGQVR comes from the coding sequence GTGGGCGAGTACTCGCGCGGACGGGCCCGGCGGTGGCTGGTCGTCGCTGTTTGTCAACTGGTCGTATTCCTCGGGACGGTCACCACCGCGATGTTGGTCATCGCGGTACCTCAGATCATCTCCACGATGGGCCTCGGCGAGGACGGCCAGCAGTGGATGGTTGCCGGCTACGCGCTGGCGTACGCCCTGATGTTGGTGCCCGGCGGCCGGCTCGGTGACGTGTGGCGACGGCGCGCCGTCTTCGTGTCCAGCCTGGTGCTGAGCGGGGTGGCCGCCACGTCCGCCGCCCTCGCCCAGACGCCGGTCTGGCTGGTGTTTTCCGTGTTGGTGCAGGGCGGTGCACTCGGGGTGGTCAGCCCGCAGATCCTTGGGTTCTTCCAGCAGTTGTTCAACAAAAAGGAGCGGGGCCGTCCGTACGGTTTGCTCGGGGTGGCGTTCGCCGTCGCCCTCGGATCCGGACCGGTCCTGGGCGGCGTGCTGGTCGACGTCAGTCCGGAAAACGGTTGGCGACTGATTTTCGTCGCGAACGCCTCGATCGCCTTCCTGGCGGCCACCCTGGGCTTTCTCCTGATACCTGCGTTGACGACATCGCCGGATCGCTGCTGGTGGCGACGCACGGACCCGGTGGGCGTCGTCCTGTTCGTCGTCGGGATGGTGGCGCTCTGGATTCCGATGGTGGAGGAGACGGAGCGGACCCCGGTCCTGTGGGTGCTGGCGCCGGTCGGCGTGGTCGTTCTCGCCGGCTTCGTGTTCTGGGAGCGGCGTCAGGCGAAACGGGGATCACCGCTGGTCGACCTGGGCCTACTGCGGGTCCGGTCCTACGGCCTGGGCGCGCTCATCGCGGTGTTGTTCGGCGCCTACGACGCGCTGTACTACGTACTCGCGCTCTATCTGCAGGATGGGGTGGGCCACAGCCCTCTCACCACCGGTCTCGTCATGGCGCCGATCGCCGGGGGTACGGCGGCGGGGGCGGTCGTCGGGGGCCGGCTGGCCTGGCGAGCAGGTCGCCGGGTGGTAGCCCTCGGACTGCTGACGTCTCTTGTCGGACTAGCGGCGGTCACGGTTGGTGACCTCTTCCTGCCAACCTTCGACAGCCCGCACTCGGCCGCCCTGCCACTGCTGTTCGCCGGCCTCGGCGCGGGCTTCGTCCTCAGCGGCCTGGGTAGCGGACTGACCAACATCCCGAACCAGACCGTGACCATGTCGCAGGTGTCCAACACGCGGGCCGGCAGCGCTGCCGGGATGTTGCAGACCGGGCACCGTCTCGGAATCTCAGCCGGAATAGTCGGCGTCAGCACCGCACTGTTCGCAACGTTGGACCGTACCGGCGGCGACTGGCTGGCGGCCTTCCGGACCACGCTGTTGATCATCGCGGCGTTTATCCTCGTCGCACTCCTGATCGCCCTGACGGACATTGTCACCAGGAAGGAGGGGCAGGTTCGGTGA
- a CDS encoding FadR/GntR family transcriptional regulator: MPPIVETAPVPPRGQRVQETIVQLRARILGGEWPVGSRIPTEPQLVTALGVGRNTIREAIRALVHAGVLERRQGSGTYVVSVDELAPVVARQLTDDRMTEVVEVRRALEVEAARLAALRRTPGDLAALSDALAAREAAWRGGRVNEFVVADAALHTTVVAAAHNGMLAELHASIGTAMRSTVAATMGEALVPERYVDHSRLVAAIRAGDPERAAIEAGAFLEPPPRP; encoded by the coding sequence GTGCCACCCATCGTCGAGACCGCCCCCGTCCCGCCCCGCGGTCAACGGGTGCAGGAGACGATCGTCCAGCTCCGAGCACGGATCCTCGGCGGTGAGTGGCCGGTGGGCAGCCGAATCCCGACCGAGCCGCAACTCGTGACGGCCCTTGGCGTCGGGCGCAACACCATCCGTGAGGCGATCCGGGCGCTGGTGCATGCGGGAGTACTGGAGCGCCGGCAGGGCTCGGGGACGTACGTGGTCTCGGTTGACGAACTGGCCCCGGTGGTGGCCCGCCAGCTCACCGACGACCGGATGACCGAGGTGGTCGAGGTGCGGCGCGCGCTCGAGGTGGAGGCCGCCCGGCTGGCCGCGCTACGGCGCACCCCCGGGGACCTGGCGGCACTCTCCGACGCGCTCGCCGCCCGGGAGGCCGCGTGGCGCGGCGGTCGGGTCAACGAGTTCGTGGTGGCCGACGCCGCACTGCACACCACGGTCGTCGCGGCCGCACACAACGGCATGCTCGCCGAACTGCACGCTTCCATCGGCACCGCGATGCGCAGCACCGTCGCCGCGACGATGGGTGAGGCTCTGGTGCCGGAGCGTTACGTCGACCACTCCCGACTGGTGGCCGCGATCCGGGCCGGCGATCCGGAACGAGCGGCGATCGAAGCGGGGGCCTTCCTGGAGCCGCCGCCGCGGCCGTAG
- a CDS encoding MFS transporter: MATANGGKRGAARRGALVLVGMVLVGANLRVAVTSLGALLDEVRTGLGLSGTMAGVVTTLPTVAFAGLGAITPWLVRRAAPARVLVVAMLALTAGQVLRAATGSALVFVITSVLALAGIAVANILLPLLVKQYFPHRTGLATGAYTMAMTVGTTVAAAAAVPIAYAFGSWRAGLGVWAGLAAVAVLPWVSLARRARTEAGRSSPTETVTRTRVRPARTRLGWAMAGYFGTQSLSGYAIMGWLAQLFRDSGYQPATAGLLLAGVTALGVPVALVMPMLAGRLRTLRPLVLSLAAASALSYLGLALAPYDGALLWVALLALGQGAFPLVLATIGLRARTAEGTVALSAFAQSTGYLIAALGPLFVGVLYGATGGWTVPVGFLLSALAVQTCVGLVIARPRYIEDEDGFVAGRHAGR; the protein is encoded by the coding sequence GTGGCCACGGCCAACGGCGGCAAGCGTGGAGCAGCGCGTCGAGGCGCGCTCGTACTGGTCGGCATGGTCCTGGTGGGTGCGAACCTGCGGGTGGCCGTGACCAGCCTCGGTGCGCTGCTCGACGAGGTGCGTACCGGGCTCGGACTGTCCGGAACCATGGCCGGTGTGGTCACCACGCTGCCGACGGTCGCGTTCGCCGGGCTCGGGGCGATCACCCCGTGGCTGGTCCGTCGGGCGGCACCGGCACGGGTGCTGGTGGTGGCCATGCTCGCGCTCACCGCCGGCCAGGTGCTCCGGGCGGCCACCGGCTCCGCGCTGGTCTTCGTCATCACCAGCGTGCTGGCGCTGGCCGGGATCGCGGTGGCGAACATCCTCCTGCCCCTGCTGGTCAAGCAGTACTTTCCGCACCGCACCGGACTGGCCACCGGGGCGTACACGATGGCCATGACCGTGGGCACGACGGTGGCCGCCGCCGCGGCGGTGCCGATCGCGTACGCCTTCGGCTCCTGGCGGGCCGGGCTCGGCGTCTGGGCTGGGCTGGCCGCGGTGGCCGTACTTCCATGGGTGTCGCTGGCCCGGCGGGCCCGTACCGAAGCGGGGCGGTCGAGCCCGACGGAGACCGTCACCCGGACCCGGGTGCGCCCGGCGCGAACCCGGCTCGGCTGGGCCATGGCCGGGTACTTCGGCACGCAGTCGCTCAGCGGGTACGCGATCATGGGCTGGTTGGCGCAGCTGTTCCGTGACTCCGGGTACCAGCCGGCGACGGCGGGTCTCCTGCTCGCCGGGGTGACGGCGCTGGGCGTGCCGGTCGCGCTCGTGATGCCGATGCTGGCCGGCCGGCTGCGGACGCTGCGACCGCTGGTGTTGTCGTTGGCCGCCGCGTCGGCGCTGTCCTACCTGGGCCTGGCACTGGCACCGTACGACGGCGCATTGCTCTGGGTGGCTCTGCTGGCCCTGGGTCAGGGTGCGTTTCCGCTGGTCCTTGCGACCATCGGGCTACGGGCACGCACGGCGGAGGGGACAGTGGCACTGTCGGCGTTCGCGCAGAGCACCGGCTATCTCATCGCAGCGCTGGGACCGCTGTTCGTGGGCGTCCTCTATGGGGCCACCGGGGGGTGGACCGTGCCGGTCGGCTTTCTGCTGTCGGCGCTCGCGGTGCAGACCTGCGTGGGCCTGGTCATCGCCCGTCCACGCTACATCGAGGACGAGGATGGGTTCGTGGCCGGCCGGCACGCCGGTCGCTGA